Proteins encoded together in one Impatiens glandulifera chromosome 1, dImpGla2.1, whole genome shotgun sequence window:
- the LOC124942147 gene encoding gigaxonin-like: MGSVSSPTKQKQIYLSFCGRDPAARTNISNWIERYDPSTNYWDRITEIPGLLPNEIRKCFAMVSLADSIFIIGGLKCSKVILQEPDGIALLPLQVLTCVLRFNITTKTWTHCSPLSNARFDFACSVIDGKIFVAGGQSRIGFARGISSAEFYDPIKDEWKPMPAMNATRYKCAGVTLQGKFHVFGGFAQRVDGQTSSGPFTMDRSSGEVYNAEDETWTFESRMWELDVPPYQIVAIGLKLFSPGDCLKAWKGHFEVYDEKLRIWEAVDGSHLQPFSSPVTPYGDWPPIEHKYLTIAPIGTQLYLLTGYRTPGEIPRLTSAVHMFDTSEDGNGWTSFEPVCEEGEKEICCHCCVVDN; encoded by the coding sequence ATGGGTTCCGTTTCATCTCCgaccaaacaaaaacaaatctatcTTTCATTTTGCGGCAGAGATCCAGCCGCAAGAACCAACATATCAAACTGGATAGAGCGTTACGACCCATCTACCAATTACTGGGATCGAATCACCGAAATCCCAGGATTACTTCCCAACGAAATAAGGAAATGTTTCGCCATGGTTTCCTTGGCCGATTCCATCTTCATAATCGGTGGATTGAAATGCAGTAAAGTTATACTCCAAGAACCAGATGGTATTGCTTTACTACCTCTACAAGTCCTTACCTGCGTTCTGCGTTTCAACATCACCACCAAAACATGGACCCATTGTTCTCCATTATCAAACGCTCGATTCGACTTCGCCTGTTCCGTCATCGACGGAAAAATCTTCGTCGCCGGCGGACAATCCAGAATCGGTTTCGCCAGAGGAATTTCGTCCGCCGAATTTTACGACCCTATCAAAGATGAATGGAAACCAATGCCGGCGATGAACGCGACGAGATATAAATGTGCAGGTGTGACTCTACAAGGAAAATTCCATGTCTTTGGTGGGTTTGCTCAGAGAGTTGATGGGCAGACATCGTCGGGTCCTTTCACGATGGATCGAAGTTCGGGTGAAGTGTATAACGCTGAAGATGAAACGTGGACGTTTGAATCGAGAATGTGGGAATTGGATGTTCCTCCTTATCAAATAGTGGCGATTGGATTGAAATTGTTTAGCCCCGGCGATTGTTTGAAAGCTTGGAAGGGACATTTTGAAGTTTATGATGAGAAACTTAGGATATGGGAAGCTGTTGATGGGTCTCATTTGCAGCCGTTTTCTTCTCCGGTGACTCCATATGGGGACTGGCCGCCGATTGAACATAAGTATTTAACGATAGCTCCGATTGGGACCCAGTTGTACTTGCTGACTGGATATAGGACACCTGGAGAGATACCAAGGCTGACGTCGGCTGTCCACATGTTTGACACGTCGGAAGATGGGAATGGGTGGACTAGTTTTGAACCGGTTTGTGAGGAAGGGGAGAAAGAGATTTGCTGCCATTGTTGTGTTGTGGACAACTAA
- the LOC124920756 gene encoding probable protein phosphatase 2C 52 produces the protein MGDISRREDEMISPSCFGMLFRRCRDVKKLSNNVNKFKNLSSIPNRVCSNGKSKSSSVFTQQGRKGVNQDAMIVWEDFMSEDTIFCGVFDGHGPYGHLVARRVRDKLPLKLMSLLRTRGSVQNGHLATCCNAKDVVDPDDSNVESSSIWGEAFLKAYKSMDKELRTHPNLDCFCSGSTAITILKQGLNLYIGYIGDSRAILGSRDIDGSISAFQLSVDLKPNLPREAERIKQCKGRVFAMEDEPEVTRVWLPFDDAPGLAMARAFGDFCLKDYGVISTPEFYHRVLNEQDEFVVLASDGVWDVLSNEEVANIVASVPNRSSAAKTVVESAAREWKTKYPTSKMDDCAVVCLFLDGKMDSNECDDQIAKGSDESEDEDENEEQSRSMPSLQRNCTVRCSEENDPYKEVTERAAEDKNWSGLEGVTRVNSLVQLPRFSDEQPRT, from the exons ATGGGTGATATCAGCAGAAGAGAAGATGAGATGATCTCTCCTTCTTGTTTCGGTATGTTATTTAGGCGTTGCAGAGATGTTAAGAAACTTTCCAACAATGTTAATAAGTTTAAGAATCTCTCGTCCATTCCCAATCGGGTATGCTCTAATGGAAAGAGCAAATCTTCTTCCGTTTTTACTCAACAAGGTCGGAAGGGAGTTAATCAGGATGCCATGATTGTTTGGGAG GATTTTATGTCTGAAGACACTATATTTTGCGGCGTGTTTGATGGGCACGGTCCATATGGGCATCTTGTTGCGAGGAGAGTGAGGGATAAATTGCCATTGAAGCTGATGTCTTTGTTGAGGACTCGTGGATCAGTGCAGAATGGGCATTTAGCTACTTGTTGCAATGCTAAGGATGTTGTTGATCCAGATGATAGTAATGTGGAATCGTCTTCGATTTGGGGAGAAGCGTTTCTTAAAGCTTACAAATCAATGGATAAAGAGTTGAGAACACATCCTAATTTGGATTGTTTTTGCAGTGGTAGCACTGCCATCACCATTCTGAAACAGGGTTTAAATCTTTACATTGGATATATAGGGGATTCGCGAGCAATCCTCGGTTCCAGAGATATAGACGGTTCAATCTCTGCGTTTCAGTTGTCTGTTGATCTAAAGCCTAACTTGCCAA GAGAAGCAGAAAGGATTAAGCAATGTAAAGGAAGGGTGTTTGCTATGGAAGACGAGCCGGAAGTGACTCGGGTTTGGCTCCCATTTGACGACGCCCCTGGTTTGGCTATGGCCAGGGCGTTCGGTGATTTCTGTCTTAAGGACTATGGTGTCATTTCCACTCCTGAATTTTATCACAGGGTTCTTAATGAACAAGATGAATTCGTGGTTCTTGCATCTGATGGG GTATGGGATGTACTAAGCAATGAAGAAGTAGCGAACATAGTAGCGTCGGTTCCAAACAGGTCCAGTGCTGCTAAGACGGTTGTTGAGTCTGCTGCTCGTGAATGGAAAACCAAATACCCGACATCGAAAATGGATGATTGTGcagttgtttgtttgtttttggaTGGAAAAATGGATTCTAATGAGTGTGATGATCAAATTGCGAAAGGTTCAGATGAGTCTGAGGATGAAGATGAGAATGAGGAACAGAGTAGGTCCATGCCGTCTCTTCAAAGAAATTGTACTGTTAGATGCTCCGAAGAAAATGATCCTTACAAAGAAGTGACCGAAAGAGCTGCTGAAGACAAGAACTGGTCGGGTCTGGAAGGCGTTACTCGAGTGAATTCCCTTGTCCAGCTTCCTAGGTTCTCAGATGAACAACCAAGAACATAG